The following coding sequences lie in one Xanthomonas hortorum pv. pelargonii genomic window:
- a CDS encoding LacI family DNA-binding transcriptional regulator, giving the protein MSISINDVARVAGVSKSTVSRALGTGPVSDEVRAKVEAAVRQTGYRPNLMARRLRSQQSGILGVIVADIRNPYFTALIRAVEEVAYRAGMRVTLCNTDEDPEREALYLQLMQEERITGLIFAPTRVTVGRMHELALDYPTVLVDRAGPGSRYDSVVLDNAAAMGELVAHLQAQGYERIGGLFGTSTTAAERRNGYLAAMGAQGLTPAYREVAPTAEAAIAAVGQWLASADRPEAIVTSNSLLLMGALKAARTAGLRIPDDLALAGFDNERWTDLVEPGITVVEQPVEDMGRAAMSLLLERLKSPQLPIRRLVMTGRCVVRGSTGARRRA; this is encoded by the coding sequence GTGAGTATCAGTATCAACGACGTGGCCCGGGTGGCCGGAGTGTCCAAATCCACCGTCTCGCGCGCGCTGGGCACCGGACCAGTGAGCGATGAGGTGCGTGCCAAGGTCGAGGCGGCGGTGCGCCAGACCGGTTACCGGCCCAACCTGATGGCGCGGCGCTTGCGCTCCCAGCAGTCCGGCATCCTGGGGGTGATCGTGGCCGATATCCGCAACCCGTACTTCACCGCGCTGATCCGCGCGGTGGAAGAGGTCGCCTATCGCGCCGGCATGCGCGTGACCCTGTGCAATACCGACGAAGACCCCGAGCGCGAGGCGCTGTACCTGCAACTGATGCAGGAAGAACGCATCACCGGGCTGATCTTCGCCCCGACCCGGGTCACGGTGGGGCGCATGCACGAACTCGCGCTGGATTACCCGACCGTGCTGGTGGACCGCGCCGGCCCCGGCAGCCGCTACGACAGCGTGGTGCTGGATAACGCAGCAGCGATGGGCGAACTGGTCGCGCATCTGCAGGCGCAGGGCTATGAACGCATCGGCGGGCTGTTCGGCACCAGCACCACTGCGGCCGAGCGCCGCAACGGCTATCTGGCCGCGATGGGCGCGCAAGGGCTGACGCCTGCGTACCGCGAAGTGGCGCCCACCGCCGAAGCGGCGATTGCCGCAGTCGGCCAATGGCTGGCCAGCGCAGACAGGCCCGAAGCCATCGTCACCAGTAACAGCCTGCTGTTGATGGGCGCGCTCAAGGCCGCCCGCACCGCCGGCTTGCGCATTCCCGATGATCTGGCCCTGGCCGGCTTCGACAACGAGCGCTGGACCGATCTGGTCGAGCCAGGCATCACCGTGGTCGAGCAGCCGGTCGAGGACATGGGCCGCGCGGCCATGTCGCTGCTGCTGGAACGGCTCAAATCGCCGCAGTTGCCGATTCGCCGCCTTGTGATGACCGGCCGCTGCGTGGTGCGTGGCTCCACCGGCGCCCGCAGGCGCGCCTAG
- a CDS encoding multidrug efflux RND transporter permease subunit: MPKFFIEHPIFAWVVAILISLAGVISILNLGIESYPTIAPPQVTVTANFPGASADTSEKAVTQVIEQQLTGIDHLLYFNSSSAANGRVTITLTFETGTDPDIAQVQVQNKVSLATPRLPSEVTQQGVVVAKANAGFLMVAALRSDNPSINRDALNDIVGSRVLEQISRVPGVGSTNQFGAEYAMNIWLNPEKLQGYNLSATQVLTAVRNQNVQFAAGSVGADPTPEGISFTATVSAEGRFSSPDQFENIILRTDNNGATVRLKDVARVTVGPSNYGFDTQYNGKPTGAFGIQLLPGANALNVSEAVGAKLDELQPTFPQGVTWFAPYESTTFVRISIEEVIHTLVEAIVLVFLVMLLFLQNFRATVIPTLVIPVALLGTFFGMYMIGFTINQLTLFAMVLAIGIVVDDAIVVIENVERIMSEEHLEPKAATQKAMTQITGAVVAITVVLAAVFIPSSLQPGASGAIYKQFALTIAMSMGFSAFLALSFTPALCGAFLKSTHSTKKNWIYRTFDKYYDKLAHRYVGVVGNTLKHSPPWMIVFVVLVVLCGFLFTRMPGSFLPEEDQGFALAIVQLPPGATKIRTNETFAQMRAVLEKQPAVEGMLQIAGFSFLGSGENVGMGFIRLKPWEERDVTAEELIKQLNGMFYGIKGAQIFVVNLPTVQGLGQFGGFDMWLQDRSGAGQQALTQARNIVLGKAAEKQDTMVGVRPNGLEDAPQLQLSVDRVQAQSMGLEVSDIYSSIQLMLAPVYINDYFSEGRIKRVNIRADDQFRTGPESLRSFFSPSATAVGADGQPGMIPLSNVVKADWTYASPALNRYNGYSAVNIVGNPAPGGSSGQAMTAMEEIVNNDLPPGFGFDWSGMSYQEIIAGNAATLLLALSVVVVFLCLAALYESWSIPVAVLMVVPIGVLGAIVFSMLRGLPNDLYFKIGMITVIGLAAKNAILIVEFAVEQRAAGKTLRDATMEAAHLRFRPILMTSFAFILGVLPLAISTGAGANSRHSIGTGVIGGMVFATVLGVIFIPLFFVVVRRMLGDKLDEQSKEYVAAQGDAGSHRPDR, encoded by the coding sequence ATGCCTAAGTTTTTTATTGAACACCCGATCTTTGCCTGGGTGGTGGCGATCCTGATCTCGCTTGCGGGCGTGATCTCGATCCTGAATCTGGGTATCGAGTCGTACCCCACGATCGCCCCGCCGCAGGTCACTGTCACCGCCAACTTCCCCGGCGCCAGCGCCGATACCTCCGAGAAGGCGGTGACCCAGGTCATCGAGCAGCAGCTCACCGGTATCGACCACCTGCTGTACTTCAACTCGTCCTCGGCCGCCAATGGCCGCGTCACCATCACCCTGACCTTCGAAACCGGCACCGACCCGGATATCGCGCAGGTGCAGGTGCAGAACAAGGTGTCGCTGGCCACGCCGCGTCTGCCCTCGGAAGTCACCCAGCAGGGTGTGGTGGTGGCCAAAGCCAACGCCGGCTTCCTGATGGTGGCCGCGCTGCGCTCGGACAACCCGTCGATCAACCGCGATGCGCTCAACGACATCGTCGGTTCGCGCGTGCTCGAGCAGATCTCGCGCGTGCCCGGCGTGGGCAGCACCAACCAGTTCGGCGCCGAGTACGCGATGAACATCTGGTTGAACCCGGAGAAGCTGCAGGGCTACAACCTGTCGGCCACCCAGGTGCTGACCGCGGTGCGTAACCAGAACGTGCAGTTCGCTGCCGGTTCGGTCGGCGCCGACCCGACCCCGGAAGGCATCAGCTTCACCGCCACCGTCTCGGCGGAAGGCCGCTTCAGCTCGCCGGACCAGTTCGAAAACATCATCCTGCGCACCGACAACAACGGTGCCACGGTGCGCTTGAAGGATGTCGCACGCGTCACCGTGGGGCCGAGCAACTACGGCTTCGACACCCAGTACAACGGCAAGCCCACCGGTGCGTTCGGTATCCAGCTGTTGCCGGGCGCCAACGCACTGAATGTGTCCGAAGCGGTCGGTGCCAAGCTCGACGAACTGCAGCCGACCTTCCCGCAGGGCGTGACCTGGTTTGCGCCGTACGAGTCGACCACCTTCGTGCGCATTTCCATTGAGGAAGTGATCCATACGCTGGTGGAAGCCATCGTGCTGGTGTTCCTGGTGATGCTGCTGTTCCTGCAGAACTTCCGCGCCACCGTGATTCCCACGCTGGTGATTCCGGTCGCGCTGCTGGGCACGTTCTTCGGCATGTACATGATCGGCTTCACCATCAACCAGCTGACGCTGTTTGCGATGGTGCTGGCGATCGGCATCGTGGTGGATGACGCGATCGTGGTGATCGAGAACGTCGAACGCATCATGAGCGAGGAACATCTGGAGCCGAAGGCGGCCACGCAGAAGGCGATGACCCAGATCACCGGCGCGGTGGTGGCCATCACCGTAGTGCTGGCAGCGGTGTTCATTCCCTCCTCGCTGCAACCCGGCGCCTCGGGCGCGATCTACAAGCAGTTCGCGCTGACCATCGCCATGTCGATGGGTTTCTCCGCATTCCTGGCGTTGAGCTTCACCCCGGCGCTGTGCGGCGCGTTCCTCAAGTCGACCCATTCGACCAAGAAGAACTGGATCTACCGCACCTTCGACAAGTACTACGACAAGCTGGCGCATCGCTATGTGGGCGTGGTCGGCAATACCCTGAAGCACTCGCCACCGTGGATGATCGTGTTCGTGGTGCTGGTGGTGCTGTGCGGCTTCCTGTTTACGCGCATGCCGGGCAGCTTCCTGCCGGAAGAAGATCAGGGCTTTGCGTTGGCCATCGTGCAGTTGCCGCCGGGCGCCACCAAGATCCGGACCAACGAGACCTTTGCGCAGATGCGTGCGGTCCTGGAGAAGCAGCCGGCCGTGGAGGGCATGCTGCAGATCGCCGGCTTCAGCTTCCTGGGCTCGGGCGAAAACGTGGGTATGGGCTTCATCCGGCTCAAGCCGTGGGAAGAGCGCGATGTGACTGCAGAGGAGCTGATCAAGCAGCTCAACGGCATGTTCTACGGCATCAAGGGCGCGCAGATCTTTGTGGTCAACCTGCCCACCGTGCAGGGCCTGGGCCAGTTCGGCGGCTTCGACATGTGGCTGCAGGACCGCTCCGGCGCAGGCCAGCAAGCCCTGACCCAGGCGCGCAATATCGTGCTGGGCAAGGCGGCGGAAAAGCAGGACACCATGGTGGGCGTACGCCCGAACGGCCTGGAAGATGCGCCGCAGCTGCAGCTGTCGGTGGACCGTGTGCAGGCGCAGTCGATGGGCCTGGAAGTCAGCGATATCTACAGCTCGATCCAGCTGATGCTGGCGCCTGTGTACATCAACGACTACTTCTCCGAAGGCCGCATCAAGCGCGTCAACATCCGTGCCGACGACCAGTTCCGTACCGGTCCCGAGTCGCTGCGCAGCTTCTTCAGCCCCAGTGCGACAGCCGTCGGTGCCGATGGGCAGCCGGGAATGATTCCGCTGAGCAATGTGGTCAAGGCCGATTGGACCTACGCCTCGCCGGCACTGAACCGCTACAACGGCTATTCGGCGGTAAACATCGTCGGCAACCCGGCTCCGGGCGGCAGTTCCGGCCAGGCGATGACCGCGATGGAGGAGATCGTCAACAACGATCTGCCGCCAGGCTTCGGCTTCGACTGGAGCGGCATGTCGTACCAGGAAATCATCGCCGGTAACGCGGCCACGCTGTTGCTCGCGTTGTCGGTGGTGGTGGTGTTCCTGTGCCTGGCCGCACTGTACGAAAGCTGGTCGATTCCGGTGGCGGTGCTGATGGTGGTGCCGATCGGTGTGCTGGGTGCGATCGTCTTCTCGATGCTGCGTGGCCTGCCCAACGATCTGTATTTCAAGATCGGCATGATCACCGTGATCGGCCTGGCGGCGAAGAACGCGATCCTGATCGTGGAGTTCGCAGTGGAGCAGCGTGCGGCGGGCAAGACCCTGCGCGATGCGACGATGGAAGCGGCACACCTGCGCTTCCGCCCGATTCTGATGACCTCGTTCGCCTTCATCCTGGGCGTGCTGCCGCTGGCCATTTCGACCGGTGCCGGCGCCAACTCGCGTCACTCCATCGGTACCGGCGTGATCGGCGGCATGGTGTTCGCCACCGTGCTCGGCGTGATCTTCATCCCGCTGTTCTTCGTGGTGGTGCGCCGCATGCTGGGCGACAAGCTGGACGAGCAATCCAAGGAATACGTCGCGGCACAAGGCGACGCTGGAAGTCATCGACCGGATCGTTGA
- a CDS encoding TetR/AcrR family transcriptional regulator produces MTPRSHRAARRSDCDRRIHAAVHALLAERGMRLSMDAVAERAGCSKQTLYSYYGCKENLLRDVLQDHVHLATVPLGTASGELREDLLAFALAHLDRLNRPDVVQTCRLVEAESHRFPDQSQQIFHDGVVGMQQRLAHRFEQAMDAGQLRHDDPHFMAELLLSMIVGLDFDRQRFQVPHRAGLPARQQWAHFAVDTFLRAFAAAAATPSLSPLSFLASRP; encoded by the coding sequence ATGACCCCCCGTTCTCACCGTGCTGCCCGGCGCTCGGACTGCGATCGCCGCATCCATGCGGCTGTGCATGCGCTGCTCGCCGAGCGCGGCATGCGGCTGAGCATGGACGCGGTGGCCGAGCGTGCCGGCTGCTCCAAGCAGACGCTCTATAGTTATTACGGTTGTAAAGAAAACCTGCTGCGCGATGTCCTTCAGGACCATGTGCATCTGGCCACGGTGCCGCTGGGTACCGCCTCGGGCGAGTTGCGCGAGGATCTGCTGGCCTTCGCGCTGGCCCATCTGGATCGCCTGAACCGCCCCGATGTGGTACAGACCTGTCGGTTGGTGGAAGCCGAGTCGCATCGGTTTCCCGATCAGTCGCAGCAGATCTTCCATGACGGGGTGGTCGGCATGCAGCAGCGCCTGGCGCATCGCTTCGAGCAGGCGATGGATGCCGGCCAGCTGCGCCATGACGATCCGCACTTCATGGCCGAACTGCTGTTGAGCATGATCGTCGGTCTGGATTTCGATCGGCAACGCTTTCAGGTTCCCCATCGCGCCGGCCTCCCCGCCAGGCAGCAGTGGGCGCACTTCGCTGTCGACACCTTCCTGCGCGCGTTCGCCGCGGCCGCTGCCACGCCTTCGCTGTCCCCGCTTTCCTTTCTCGCTTCAAGACCCTAA
- a CDS encoding NAD-glutamate dehydrogenase, whose product MTAKKAASKSSTTPTKPVAERAVPVLAGAPQAVVLEPVFAALRKRYPAARQAEVQLFAAGFYRRMEEDEFPNHPPEQWAALAADMLEFARTRKAGTVNVRVFNPTLKSHGYESPHTLLQIVNDDMPFLVDSVSMTLSDLGIGVHVLGHPVLRIARDKAGKLTAVGEGKSESLMVLEIDRQPAEEMPKVEAAVRKVLAEVRAIVHDWAAMREKMVMLADDLATRRLPMDDISRHEAQEFLRWASADHFTFFGYREYRVEKQDGQDVLAPVEETGLGLMRGHDTSPARPVTTLAAHGLNTTSKLKDALILTKTNARSRVHRVGYMDYIGVLEFDAKGRIVGEQRFLGLFTSSAYNRRPWEIPLVRQRHEYVMSKSGLTPSSHSGKALRHILETLPREELFQSNEEELYRTAIGILGLQERVRSRMFLRRDKYSRFISALVYIPRERFNTDVRLRIEALLKDALHGEYIDSSVVLGESPLAQLHLIVRPKSGEALEFNTTELESRLAHLLRNWRDALREALVARHGEANGLRMAANFGRALPAGYIEDSSIESAVSDVEHLATLDGPDDLHLSLQEIRRDDGMRLDAGEGLRLKLYRQLDDIPLSDAMPMMENMGLRVISERPYRLQVGDTPVYIQDFEVESTAGKINAAHADAGFGEAFERIWNGDAENDGFNRLILAAGLHWRQVALLRGYCKYLLQTAVPFSQAYVEATFTRYPLLARLLVELFEARFDPSTGKETKAQIFAGQERLREELSVFAAGDEATLKALEPVLQARGSDRAAQQEATRATLLKLMDRVSSLDEDRILRSFIDVIDATLRTNYYQTDKSGKHGHCISFKLDSAIVPDLPKPRPYREIFVYSPRVEGVHLRFGAVARGGLRWSDRREDFRTEVLGLVKAQMVKNTVIVPVGAKGGFYVKRSPVGGDRDAVQAEGIACYKLFIQSLLDITDNIVGGKIVPPPQVVSHDQDDPYLVVAADKGTATFSDIANGLALNHGFWMGDAFASGGSVGYDHKGMGITARGAWESVKRHFRAMGRDCQSQEFSVVGIGDMSGDVFGNGMLLSRHIRLLAAFDHRHIFLDPNPDAAASFAERERLFKLPRSSWADYEAKLISAGGGIYPRTLKSIDISAPVREALGLESNVKQLSPNELMNAILKAPVDLFWNGGIGTYVKASSESHADVGDRANNGLRVNGGELRCKVVGEGGNLGLTQLGRIEAAQTGVLLNTDFIDNSAGVDTSDHEVNIKILLNDMVQAKKLTYDARNTLLASMTDEVADLVLWDNYRQNQAISLMERMSVKRLGSKQHFIRTLELQGLLDRQIEFLPSDAELSARKARGQGLSRPELSVLLSYSKLVAFQQLLESDIPEDPYLSKELQRYFPQPLQKKYADAMERHRLKREIIATAVTNTTINRMGATFLMRMQEDTGRSIGEVAKAYTISRETLDARALWTQIDALDGKVPESVQIDALEVIWRLQRSFVRWLLLRPGQMPGITAAVERYHGPFNDIRVASGVLSDTQRPQYEGSVQEWQEKALPPQLAQQLSELRYLEPAFDIIETARTRKLKPVDVSKVHFRLGEALRLPWLFEQIDALEVNGRWHAVARGVLRDELAAHQRALVGQVLTMSGSTAEDKVANWLARDDSSLRFTLAMLADVAEQKTLDYPTVSVAVQRLGQLAAHGL is encoded by the coding sequence ATGACAGCCAAGAAAGCCGCTTCGAAATCGTCCACGACGCCGACCAAGCCGGTCGCCGAACGTGCCGTCCCCGTGCTCGCCGGCGCACCGCAGGCAGTCGTTCTGGAGCCGGTGTTTGCCGCATTGCGCAAGCGCTACCCGGCGGCCCGCCAGGCCGAAGTGCAGCTGTTCGCAGCCGGCTTCTATCGCCGCATGGAAGAGGACGAGTTCCCCAACCATCCGCCCGAACAGTGGGCGGCGCTGGCGGCGGACATGCTGGAATTTGCACGCACGCGCAAGGCCGGCACGGTCAACGTGCGGGTGTTCAACCCGACCTTGAAGAGCCACGGTTACGAGTCGCCGCACACGCTGTTGCAGATCGTCAACGACGACATGCCGTTTCTGGTGGACTCGGTGAGCATGACGCTTTCGGACCTGGGCATCGGCGTGCACGTGCTCGGCCACCCGGTGCTGCGCATCGCGCGCGACAAGGCCGGCAAGCTGACCGCGGTGGGCGAGGGCAAGAGCGAATCGTTGATGGTGCTGGAGATCGACCGCCAGCCCGCCGAAGAAATGCCCAAGGTGGAAGCGGCGGTGCGCAAGGTGCTGGCCGAAGTGCGCGCGATCGTGCACGACTGGGCTGCGATGCGCGAAAAGATGGTGATGCTGGCCGACGACCTGGCCACCCGGCGGCTGCCGATGGACGACATCAGCCGCCACGAGGCGCAGGAATTCCTGCGCTGGGCCTCGGCCGACCACTTCACCTTCTTCGGCTATCGCGAATACCGCGTCGAGAAGCAGGACGGCCAGGACGTGCTGGCCCCGGTGGAAGAAACCGGCCTGGGCCTGATGCGCGGCCACGACACCTCGCCGGCACGCCCGGTGACCACGCTGGCAGCGCACGGCTTGAATACCACCTCCAAGCTCAAGGACGCGCTGATCCTGACCAAGACCAATGCGCGCTCGCGCGTGCATCGTGTTGGCTACATGGATTACATCGGCGTCCTGGAGTTCGATGCCAAGGGCCGCATCGTCGGCGAACAGCGCTTTCTGGGCCTGTTCACCTCCAGCGCCTACAACCGCCGTCCGTGGGAAATTCCGTTGGTGCGTCAGCGCCACGAATACGTGATGAGCAAGTCAGGGCTGACCCCGAGCAGCCACAGCGGCAAGGCGCTGCGGCACATTCTGGAGACGTTGCCGCGCGAGGAGCTGTTTCAGTCCAACGAAGAAGAGTTGTATCGCACCGCGATCGGCATTCTCGGTCTGCAGGAGCGCGTGCGTAGCCGCATGTTCCTACGCCGCGACAAGTACAGCCGCTTCATTTCCGCGCTGGTGTATATCCCGCGCGAGCGTTTCAACACCGATGTGCGTCTGCGCATCGAAGCCTTGCTGAAAGATGCGCTGCATGGCGAATACATCGATTCCAGCGTGGTGCTGGGTGAGTCGCCGCTGGCGCAGCTGCATCTGATCGTGCGGCCCAAGAGTGGCGAAGCGCTGGAATTCAACACCACCGAACTCGAATCGCGGCTGGCGCATCTGCTGCGCAACTGGCGCGATGCCTTGCGCGAGGCGCTGGTGGCGCGGCATGGCGAAGCCAATGGTTTGCGCATGGCGGCCAACTTCGGCCGTGCGTTGCCGGCTGGCTATATCGAAGATTCCTCGATCGAATCGGCGGTGTCCGACGTCGAGCATCTGGCAACGCTGGACGGCCCGGACGACCTGCATCTGAGCCTGCAGGAAATCCGCCGCGACGACGGCATGCGTCTGGACGCAGGCGAAGGCCTGCGCCTGAAGCTGTATCGCCAGCTCGACGACATTCCGTTGTCCGATGCGATGCCGATGATGGAGAACATGGGCCTGCGGGTGATCTCCGAGCGGCCGTACCGGCTGCAAGTTGGCGACACGCCGGTGTATATCCAGGATTTCGAGGTCGAATCGACCGCCGGCAAGATCAATGCCGCCCACGCCGATGCCGGCTTTGGCGAAGCTTTCGAACGCATCTGGAATGGCGATGCCGAAAACGACGGCTTCAATCGTCTGATTCTGGCCGCCGGCCTGCATTGGCGCCAGGTCGCGCTGCTGCGCGGCTATTGCAAGTATCTGTTGCAGACTGCGGTGCCGTTTTCGCAGGCCTATGTCGAGGCGACGTTCACCCGTTACCCGCTGCTGGCGCGCTTGTTGGTGGAATTGTTCGAAGCGCGCTTCGACCCATCCACCGGCAAGGAAACCAAGGCGCAGATCTTCGCCGGCCAGGAACGCCTGCGCGAGGAACTGTCGGTGTTCGCAGCCGGCGACGAAGCCACGCTCAAGGCCTTGGAGCCGGTGTTGCAGGCACGTGGCAGCGACCGCGCCGCGCAGCAGGAGGCCACCCGCGCCACGCTGCTGAAGTTGATGGACCGCGTGTCCAGCCTGGACGAGGACCGCATCCTGCGCAGCTTCATCGACGTGATCGATGCAACGCTGCGCACCAACTATTACCAGACTGACAAGAGCGGCAAGCACGGCCACTGCATCAGCTTCAAGCTGGATTCGGCGATCGTGCCGGATCTGCCCAAGCCGCGTCCGTACCGCGAAATCTTCGTCTACAGCCCGCGCGTGGAAGGCGTGCACCTGCGCTTTGGCGCGGTGGCGCGTGGCGGCCTGCGTTGGTCGGACCGTCGCGAGGATTTCCGCACCGAGGTGCTGGGGCTGGTCAAGGCGCAGATGGTCAAGAACACGGTCATCGTGCCGGTCGGCGCCAAGGGCGGTTTCTACGTCAAGCGTTCGCCGGTGGGTGGCGACCGCGACGCCGTGCAGGCCGAAGGCATCGCCTGCTACAAGCTGTTTATCCAGAGTTTGCTGGATATCACCGACAACATCGTCGGCGGCAAGATCGTGCCGCCGCCGCAGGTGGTGAGTCACGACCAGGACGACCCGTATCTGGTGGTCGCTGCCGACAAGGGTACTGCCACGTTCTCCGACATCGCCAACGGGCTGGCGCTGAATCACGGGTTCTGGATGGGCGATGCGTTCGCCTCCGGCGGCTCGGTCGGTTACGACCACAAGGGTATGGGCATTACCGCGCGCGGTGCGTGGGAGTCGGTCAAGCGCCACTTCCGTGCGATGGGGCGCGACTGCCAGAGCCAGGAATTCAGCGTGGTCGGCATCGGCGACATGTCCGGCGACGTGTTCGGCAACGGCATGCTGTTGTCGCGGCATATCCGTCTGCTGGCCGCGTTCGATCACCGGCATATCTTCCTGGATCCCAATCCGGATGCAGCCGCCTCGTTCGCCGAGCGCGAGCGTTTGTTCAAACTGCCGCGTTCCAGCTGGGCCGATTACGAGGCCAAGCTGATCAGCGCCGGTGGCGGCATCTACCCGCGCACGCTCAAGTCGATCGACATCAGCGCGCCGGTGCGCGAAGCCTTGGGCCTGGAATCCAACGTCAAGCAGCTCTCGCCGAACGAACTGATGAACGCCATCCTCAAGGCGCCGGTGGATCTGTTCTGGAACGGCGGCATCGGCACCTATGTCAAAGCCTCCAGCGAATCGCACGCCGATGTGGGCGATCGTGCCAACAACGGCCTGCGCGTCAATGGCGGCGAGTTGCGCTGCAAGGTAGTGGGCGAGGGCGGCAACCTGGGCCTGACCCAGCTCGGCCGTATCGAGGCCGCGCAGACCGGCGTGCTGCTCAATACCGACTTCATCGACAACTCGGCCGGCGTGGACACCTCCGATCACGAGGTGAACATCAAGATCCTGCTCAACGACATGGTGCAGGCCAAGAAGCTCACCTACGACGCGCGCAATACGCTGCTCGCCTCGATGACCGACGAAGTGGCCGACCTGGTGCTGTGGGACAACTATCGCCAGAACCAGGCGATCAGCCTGATGGAGCGCATGAGCGTCAAGCGCCTCGGCTCCAAGCAGCACTTCATCCGCACGCTGGAACTGCAGGGCCTGCTCGATCGCCAGATCGAGTTCCTGCCCTCCGATGCGGAACTGTCCGCACGCAAGGCGCGCGGGCAGGGCTTGTCGCGGCCGGAGCTGTCGGTGCTGTTGTCGTATTCCAAGCTGGTGGCGTTCCAGCAGTTGCTGGAATCGGATATCCCCGAAGACCCGTATCTGTCCAAGGAATTGCAGCGTTACTTCCCGCAGCCGCTGCAGAAGAAGTACGCCGATGCGATGGAACGGCACCGCCTCAAGCGCGAAATCATCGCCACCGCGGTGACCAACACCACCATCAACCGCATGGGCGCCACCTTCCTGATGCGCATGCAGGAAGACACCGGCCGCAGCATCGGCGAGGTCGCCAAGGCCTACACCATCAGCCGCGAAACGCTGGATGCGCGCGCGCTGTGGACGCAGATCGACGCGCTGGACGGCAAGGTGCCCGAGTCGGTGCAGATCGATGCACTGGAAGTGATCTGGCGCCTGCAACGCTCGTTCGTGCGTTGGTTGTTGTTGCGTCCGGGCCAGATGCCGGGCATCACCGCGGCGGTGGAGCGTTACCACGGCCCGTTCAACGACATCCGTGTCGCTTCCGGTGTGCTCTCCGATACGCAGCGCCCGCAGTACGAAGGCAGCGTGCAGGAGTGGCAGGAGAAGGCACTGCCGCCGCAACTGGCGCAGCAGTTGTCCGAGCTGCGCTATCTGGAGCCGGCGTTCGACATCATCGAAACCGCGCGCACCCGCAAGCTCAAGCCGGTGGACGTGTCCAAGGTGCATTTCCGCCTGGGCGAAGCGCTGCGCCTGCCGTGGTTGTTCGAGCAGATCGACGCGCTGGAGGTCAACGGCCGCTGGCACGCCGTGGCACGTGGCGTGCTGCGCGACGAGCTGGCTGCGCACCAACGCGCGTTGGTCGGCCAGGTGCTGACGATGTCAGGCAGCACTGCCGAGGACAAGGTGGCCAACTGGCTGGCGCGCGACGATTCCAGCCTGCGCTTCACCCTGGCCATGCTCGCCGATGTGGCCGAGCAGAAGACGCTGGATTACCCGACTGTGTCGGTGGCGGTGCAGCGGCTCGGACAGTTGGCCGCGCACGGGTTGTAA
- a CDS encoding NADP-dependent oxidoreductase, with the protein MKALTFKRYGKSPDIGFSELPRPTVKPNELLVEVHAAGVNPIDNMIPTGIFKPVVKFDLPATLGSDVAGIVTEVGSRVTRFKKGGAIFASVFDLGHGTLADYVAVPESAAALKPANLDFVQAASVPMVALTSWQALQERAALQPGQKVFIPAGSGGIGTFAIQLAKHFGASVGTTTSTGNVALVNRLGADEVVDYKKQEFETVLRGYDIVLGTIRGDTIEKSLTILKPGGKIVSLVGPLDAAFARARRLNVVLQFVFTMMSRKIIRLANKHNVAYTFLFVRPDGTQLAKIGELLEAERIRPVIDKVFAFAQVKEALDYLAQGRAKGKVVVKIK; encoded by the coding sequence ATGAAAGCACTGACCTTCAAACGCTATGGCAAGTCTCCCGACATCGGCTTCAGCGAGTTGCCGCGTCCGACAGTGAAACCCAATGAGCTGCTGGTCGAGGTGCACGCCGCCGGCGTGAACCCGATCGACAACATGATTCCCACCGGGATCTTCAAGCCCGTGGTGAAGTTCGACTTGCCCGCCACGCTGGGCAGCGACGTGGCCGGCATCGTCACCGAGGTCGGCAGCCGCGTCACCCGCTTCAAGAAAGGCGGGGCGATTTTTGCCAGCGTGTTCGATCTGGGCCACGGAACGCTCGCCGACTACGTCGCGGTCCCGGAAAGCGCCGCAGCGCTGAAGCCGGCCAACCTGGATTTTGTGCAGGCAGCCTCGGTGCCGATGGTCGCACTCACCTCCTGGCAGGCCTTGCAAGAACGCGCTGCGCTGCAGCCAGGCCAGAAGGTCTTCATTCCTGCCGGCTCCGGCGGCATCGGCACCTTTGCGATCCAGCTTGCAAAACACTTCGGCGCCAGCGTGGGCACCACCACCAGCACCGGCAACGTCGCACTGGTGAACAGACTGGGCGCAGACGAGGTGGTCGACTACAAGAAGCAGGAATTCGAGACCGTCCTGCGCGGCTACGACATCGTGCTTGGCACCATCCGCGGCGATACGATCGAAAAATCCCTCACGATTCTCAAGCCCGGCGGCAAGATCGTGTCGCTGGTCGGACCGCTGGATGCAGCCTTCGCGCGCGCACGCCGGTTGAATGTCGTGCTGCAATTCGTCTTCACCATGATGAGCCGCAAGATCATTCGTCTAGCGAACAAGCACAACGTCGCCTACACCTTTCTGTTCGTGCGCCCCGATGGCACGCAACTGGCCAAGATCGGCGAATTGCTCGAAGCCGAACGCATCCGCCCGGTCATCGACAAGGTGTTTGCGTTCGCGCAAGTGAAGGAAGCATTGGACTATCTTGCGCAGGGCCGTGCCAAGGGCAAGGTGGTCGTCAAGATCAAGTAA